From the genome of Hyalangium ruber, one region includes:
- a CDS encoding ABC transporter permease: protein MASTNQASKDRSGFIWQLLENRKASVGAALILFFVLLGLLGPVLLRRDPSDFVGPPHQPPSSEYLLGTTGQGQDVFAQVVAGARTSLLVGFLTGFAVMAIGALVGMAAGFFGGWIDSVLSFITNVFLIMPGLPLAVVIAAYLKPGPVTIGLVLVITGWAWNARMLRSQILSLREKDFVLAAIVSGEGRFRIIFREILPNMTSLLMSGFISATVYAIGAQVGLEFLGIGDLSVVTWGTNLYWAANDAALLTGAWWTVVPTGLCVALIGFALVLVNFAIDEITNPRLRSERTWAKLRKRHDLEEGLSTPVVRPSGN, encoded by the coding sequence ATGGCATCCACGAACCAGGCAAGCAAGGACCGCTCGGGGTTCATCTGGCAGCTCCTCGAGAATCGCAAGGCCTCGGTCGGGGCGGCGCTGATCCTCTTCTTCGTGCTGCTCGGGCTGCTCGGACCGGTGCTCTTGCGGCGTGACCCGTCCGACTTCGTGGGCCCGCCGCACCAGCCGCCCTCGTCCGAGTATCTGCTGGGCACCACGGGGCAGGGGCAGGACGTGTTCGCCCAGGTGGTCGCGGGGGCGCGCACCTCGCTCCTGGTGGGGTTCCTCACCGGCTTCGCCGTCATGGCGATTGGCGCGCTCGTCGGGATGGCCGCCGGGTTCTTCGGCGGGTGGATCGACAGCGTCCTGTCGTTCATCACCAACGTGTTCCTGATCATGCCCGGGTTGCCCCTGGCCGTGGTGATCGCGGCGTACCTGAAGCCGGGCCCCGTCACCATCGGGCTCGTGCTGGTCATCACGGGCTGGGCGTGGAATGCCCGCATGCTCCGCTCGCAGATCCTCTCGTTGCGAGAGAAGGACTTCGTCCTGGCCGCGATCGTGAGCGGCGAGGGGCGCTTCCGGATCATCTTCCGGGAGATCCTCCCCAACATGACGTCGCTGCTGATGAGCGGCTTCATCTCGGCGACGGTCTACGCGATCGGCGCGCAGGTGGGGCTCGAGTTCCTGGGCATCGGAGACCTCAGCGTCGTCACCTGGGGCACGAACCTATACTGGGCCGCGAACGACGCGGCCCTGCTGACGGGGGCGTGGTGGACCGTCGTCCCCACGGGCCTGTGCGTCGCGCTCATCGGGTTCGCGCTCGTGCTCGTCAACTTCGCCATCGATGAGATCACCAACCCCCGCCTGCGATCGGAGCGGACCTGGGCGAAGCTGCGCAAGCGCCACGACCTGGAAGAGGGGCTCTCGACGCCCGTGGTGAGGCCCAGTGGAAACTAA
- a CDS encoding GH1 family beta-glucosidase: MTSIRFPKEFAWGVATSSYQIEGAANEDGRGESIWDRFSKTPGKVEDGTSGDVACDHYHRFREDIALMKSLGLKHYRFSVAWPRILPTGRGRVNQPGLDFYGRLVDALLEAGIEPFVTLYHWDLPQVLQDEGGWTRRSTAEAFAEYAGVVARALGDRVKKWITHNEPWCASMLSHYEGRHAPGLKDYRAALAASHHLLLSHGLAVPVIRAASHGAEVGITLNLMPCEPASPSAADHEATRRFDGYFNRWFLDPLFGHHYPADMVADHIAAGHLPPEGFTVVKPGDLEAIAVKCDFLGVNYYNRAVLRSDKVPEAQNEPRKVFVAPEKDWTEMGWEVYPDGLRDILLRVHLDYRPRKIYVTENGASYSTPPGADGRVRDEKRLVFLRDHFVAAWRAMEAGVPVAGYFVWSLMDNFEWDRGYSQRFGIVWVDYKTQQRIPKDSALWYRSVIAENAVQVP; the protein is encoded by the coding sequence ATGACAAGCATCCGCTTTCCCAAAGAGTTCGCCTGGGGCGTCGCCACTTCCTCCTACCAGATCGAAGGCGCGGCGAACGAGGACGGGCGAGGGGAGTCGATCTGGGATCGGTTCTCGAAGACGCCCGGCAAGGTGGAAGACGGGACGAGCGGCGACGTCGCCTGTGATCACTACCACCGCTTCCGCGAAGACATCGCGCTGATGAAGAGCCTTGGACTCAAGCACTACCGCTTCTCCGTGGCGTGGCCGCGCATCCTCCCCACGGGGCGGGGGCGGGTGAATCAGCCGGGCCTGGACTTCTATGGCCGGCTGGTGGATGCGTTGCTCGAGGCGGGGATCGAGCCCTTCGTGACGCTGTACCACTGGGACCTGCCCCAGGTGCTGCAGGATGAGGGTGGCTGGACGCGCCGCTCGACCGCGGAGGCGTTCGCCGAATACGCGGGTGTCGTCGCGCGCGCCCTGGGCGATCGGGTGAAGAAGTGGATCACCCACAACGAGCCCTGGTGCGCGAGCATGCTCAGCCACTACGAGGGGCGCCACGCGCCGGGCTTGAAGGACTACCGCGCTGCGCTCGCCGCGAGCCATCACCTGCTCTTGTCCCACGGGCTCGCTGTCCCCGTCATTCGCGCGGCGAGCCACGGGGCCGAGGTCGGCATCACCCTGAACCTGATGCCCTGCGAGCCCGCCTCGCCGAGCGCGGCGGACCACGAAGCGACCCGGCGGTTCGACGGCTACTTCAACCGCTGGTTCCTCGATCCCCTGTTCGGCCACCACTACCCGGCCGACATGGTCGCCGACCACATCGCGGCTGGGCACCTGCCGCCCGAGGGCTTCACCGTGGTCAAGCCCGGGGACCTCGAGGCGATCGCGGTGAAGTGCGATTTCCTGGGCGTCAACTACTACAACCGCGCCGTCCTCCGGAGCGACAAGGTCCCGGAGGCTCAGAATGAGCCTCGCAAGGTGTTCGTCGCGCCCGAGAAGGATTGGACCGAGATGGGCTGGGAGGTCTACCCCGACGGCCTCCGGGACATCCTGCTGCGCGTCCACCTCGACTACCGGCCGCGCAAGATCTACGTGACGGAGAACGGCGCGAGCTACTCGACGCCGCCCGGCGCGGATGGGCGGGTGCGGGACGAAAAGCGGCTCGTCTTCCTGCGCGACCACTTCGTCGCGGCCTGGCGCGCGATGGAGGCGGGCGTGCCGGTGGCCGGCTATTTCGTGTGGTCGCTCATGGACAACTTCGAGTGGGACCGCGGCTACTCGCAACGCTTCGGGATCGTCTGGGTGGACTACAAGACCCAGCAGCGCATCCCCAAGGACAGCGCGCTCTGGTACCGGAGCGTCATCGCGGAGAACGCGGTTCAAGTTCCCTGA
- a CDS encoding glycoside hydrolase family 3 C-terminal domain-containing protein — translation MSEQSKHFKARAQELVSQMTLEEKALLLSGGSAWTTHKIDRLGIPSIFMTDGPHGLRKALGQNIAESVPATCFPTASALASSWDPELIQQVGAALARESQASDVQILLGPGINMKRSPQGGRNFEYFSEDPVLAGHMAAAYIQGVQSEGVGTSLKHFAVNNQEHERMVSSSNLDERTLREIYLPAFEIAITQAQPWSVMCAYNKVNGVYASENRLLLEDILRKEWGFEGFVVSDWGAVHDRAKGVLAGLNLEMPGSGDVNRKKIIEAVNAGQLPVSRLDEVVASLVAVVLKAVENRRTGAAFDADRHHALARQVAGESIILLKNEGNLLPLDVGGKKKIALIGAFAKEPRYQGAGSSQVNPTRISNAYDELVALLGGSERIGYASGYDTEGVTTSALIEEARHQAVSADVAIVFAGLPDSHESEGFDRASLEMPEGHNRLINAVTQVQPNTVVVLMNGSAITMPWMGRVRAILEGWLTGQAGGGAIADVLTGRVNPSAKLSETFPMRLEDTPTATEFPGLNQQAHYGEGVFIGYRYYDKKAITPLFPFGFGLSYTTFAYSDLTLGASSIKDTESLTVQLKVKNTGKVAGKEVVQLYVREDKPAVSRPEKELKAFAKVALEPGQEKTVSFTLKQRDFAYYNVALHRWTVNPGRFDILVGGSSRNLPLSKQVQVEASEVHVPTLTRDSTVKEFKNHPKGQAFYMRLAKVIMGESYGTPDTVKRTPQEERARKKAEASTLVFVHDMPVYKLIAFSEGKFSEQMLNDILSQVQ, via the coding sequence ATGTCCGAGCAATCCAAGCACTTCAAGGCAAGAGCGCAGGAACTGGTGTCCCAGATGACGTTGGAGGAGAAGGCCCTCCTCTTGTCTGGCGGTAGCGCGTGGACGACCCACAAGATCGATCGGCTGGGAATCCCTTCCATCTTCATGACGGATGGCCCGCATGGGCTCCGCAAGGCGCTGGGGCAGAACATCGCGGAGAGCGTTCCCGCGACCTGCTTTCCCACGGCCTCCGCTCTGGCCTCGTCCTGGGATCCGGAGCTCATCCAGCAGGTCGGCGCCGCGCTGGCCCGGGAGAGCCAGGCCAGTGACGTTCAAATCCTGCTGGGGCCGGGTATCAACATGAAGCGCTCCCCTCAGGGCGGGCGCAACTTCGAGTACTTCTCCGAGGATCCTGTCCTGGCCGGGCACATGGCGGCGGCCTACATCCAGGGGGTCCAGAGCGAGGGCGTCGGCACCTCCCTGAAGCACTTCGCTGTGAACAACCAGGAGCACGAGCGGATGGTGAGCAGCTCGAACCTGGATGAGCGAACCCTGCGGGAGATCTACCTGCCGGCGTTCGAGATCGCGATCACCCAGGCCCAGCCGTGGTCGGTGATGTGCGCCTACAACAAGGTGAACGGGGTCTATGCCTCCGAGAATCGCCTCCTGCTGGAGGACATTCTGCGGAAGGAGTGGGGCTTCGAGGGGTTCGTGGTTTCGGATTGGGGCGCCGTCCACGATCGCGCCAAGGGCGTCCTGGCCGGGCTGAACCTGGAGATGCCCGGCAGCGGCGACGTGAACCGCAAGAAGATCATCGAGGCCGTCAACGCGGGCCAACTGCCGGTCTCTCGGCTGGACGAGGTGGTGGCCTCGCTGGTCGCCGTGGTCCTCAAGGCCGTCGAGAACCGCCGGACCGGGGCTGCCTTCGACGCCGACCGGCACCATGCCCTGGCGAGGCAGGTGGCGGGCGAGAGCATCATCTTGCTGAAGAATGAGGGAAACCTCCTGCCGCTCGACGTGGGAGGCAAGAAGAAGATCGCCCTGATTGGCGCGTTCGCCAAGGAGCCCCGCTACCAGGGCGCCGGAAGCTCGCAGGTGAATCCGACCCGCATCTCCAATGCGTATGACGAGCTGGTGGCGCTCCTGGGCGGGAGCGAGCGCATCGGTTACGCGAGCGGCTACGACACGGAGGGCGTCACCACCTCCGCGTTGATCGAAGAGGCACGGCATCAGGCGGTGAGCGCGGACGTGGCCATCGTCTTTGCTGGGCTGCCGGACAGCCACGAGTCCGAGGGCTTCGATCGCGCCTCCCTGGAGATGCCCGAGGGGCATAACCGGCTCATCAACGCGGTGACCCAGGTCCAGCCCAACACGGTGGTAGTGCTGATGAATGGCTCGGCAATCACCATGCCTTGGATGGGCCGGGTAAGGGCCATCCTGGAGGGATGGCTGACGGGACAAGCGGGCGGAGGGGCCATCGCCGATGTCCTGACCGGCAGGGTGAATCCCTCGGCGAAGCTGTCGGAGACCTTCCCGATGCGGCTGGAAGACACGCCAACCGCCACGGAGTTCCCCGGACTGAACCAGCAGGCCCACTACGGCGAGGGCGTCTTCATTGGCTATCGGTATTACGACAAGAAGGCCATCACGCCGCTGTTCCCGTTTGGCTTTGGCCTGAGCTACACCACCTTCGCCTACTCGGACCTGACCCTCGGCGCGTCGTCCATCAAGGACACCGAGAGCCTGACGGTTCAACTGAAGGTCAAGAACACGGGGAAGGTGGCGGGCAAGGAAGTCGTTCAGCTCTACGTCCGCGAGGACAAGCCCGCGGTCAGCCGTCCGGAGAAGGAGCTCAAGGCCTTCGCCAAGGTGGCGCTCGAGCCCGGCCAGGAGAAGACGGTGAGCTTCACGCTGAAGCAGCGTGACTTCGCCTACTACAACGTCGCGCTCCACCGCTGGACCGTCAACCCGGGCCGGTTCGACATCCTGGTCGGGGGTTCATCCCGGAACCTGCCCTTGAGCAAGCAGGTCCAGGTGGAGGCGTCCGAGGTACACGTCCCCACCCTGACGCGCGACTCCACGGTGAAGGAGTTCAAGAACCACCCCAAGGGGCAGGCGTTCTACATGCGGCTGGCAAAGGTCATCATGGGCGAGTCGTACGGAACGCCAGACACCGTGAAGCGCACGCCGCAGGAGGAGCGCGCCCGGAAGAAGGCCGAGGCGTCGACGTTGGTGTTCGTCCACGACATGCCGGTCTACAAGCTGATCGCCTTCTCCGAGGGCAAGTTCAGCGAGCAGATGCTCAACGACATCCTCTCGCAGGTTCAGTAG
- a CDS encoding ABC transporter ATP-binding protein encodes METKPSTLLSVRDLRVEYLTPTGPVCAVDGVSFDIGRGEVLGLAGESGSGKSTVAQAILRILRPPAVITGGQVLFEGEDILAMNEARLRELRWRKVSLVFQSAMNSLNPILTIGEQIVDAIEAHQKVKRSDAIDRAVYLLKLVGIDSSRLTSYPHQLSGGMRQRVVIAIALALEPPLMLMDEPTTALDVVVQKEILHQVAELKDKLGFSILFITHDLSLILEFSTRIAVLYAGKLMEMAPAQQLFHAPRHPYTKGLLGSVPSVRGPRRKLVGIPGSPPDMRKLPTGCRFHPRCPSAVDRCRGDMPVLRELGPNHIDACHLDAP; translated from the coding sequence GTGGAAACTAAGCCCTCGACGTTGCTCTCGGTGCGGGATCTCCGGGTCGAGTACCTGACGCCCACGGGGCCCGTGTGCGCGGTGGACGGTGTCTCGTTCGACATCGGGCGAGGCGAGGTGCTCGGGCTCGCTGGGGAGTCCGGTAGCGGCAAGTCGACCGTGGCGCAGGCCATCCTGCGCATCCTCCGTCCGCCCGCGGTCATCACAGGCGGGCAGGTGCTTTTCGAGGGCGAGGACATCCTGGCGATGAACGAGGCGCGGCTGCGGGAGCTGCGCTGGCGCAAGGTGTCGCTCGTCTTCCAGAGCGCGATGAACTCGCTCAACCCCATTCTCACGATCGGTGAGCAGATCGTGGATGCCATCGAGGCGCACCAGAAGGTGAAGCGCTCGGATGCCATCGACAGGGCCGTCTATCTGCTGAAGCTCGTGGGGATCGACAGCTCGCGGCTCACGAGCTACCCGCACCAGCTCTCGGGCGGCATGCGGCAGCGCGTGGTGATCGCCATCGCGCTCGCGCTCGAGCCGCCGCTGATGCTCATGGATGAGCCGACGACGGCGCTCGACGTGGTGGTGCAGAAGGAAATTCTGCACCAAGTCGCCGAGCTCAAGGACAAGCTCGGGTTCTCGATCCTGTTCATCACGCACGACCTCTCGCTGATCCTCGAGTTCTCCACGCGCATCGCGGTCCTCTACGCGGGCAAGCTCATGGAGATGGCGCCCGCGCAGCAGCTCTTCCACGCGCCCCGACACCCGTACACGAAGGGGCTGCTGGGCTCGGTCCCCTCGGTTCGAGGGCCGCGCCGGAAGCTCGTGGGCATCCCGGGCTCGCCCCCGGACATGCGGAAGCTTCCCACGGGGTGCCGCTTCCACCCGCGCTGCCCCTCCGCGGTAGACCGCTGCCGGGGTGACATGCCCGTGTTGCGTGAGCTGGGGCCCAACCACATCGATGCCTGCCACCTGGATGCACCATGA
- a CDS encoding glycosyl hydrolase, producing the protein MKRLGIFFLLLTAFHTAQAQTKSPKRGLGYGYHSAQDMLALSTGMSWWYNWSPTPEAGASGVYQSAGVAFVPMVWGGTPNADQVAAAIPAGAQYLLGFNEPNFRSQANMTPSRAASLWPILEEVARRKNLKLVSPAVNYCGDCVSEGGVSYSDPVTYLDAFFAACTNCKVDYIAVHWYACDLGALQWYIGRFKKYNKPIWLTEFACGDMPHDQITLAIQKQYMTAAVNYLESEPAVFRYAWFSGRNNEIPHINLLGNSGQLTELGQLYVSLPFNGSGGRLTPVTALSSSSENNGTLAGMAVDGNMSTRWSSAFSDPQYLLLDFGSSKSFSRVKISWEAAYGKDYQVQTSNDLSTWTPIASVVSGDGGVDEFTGLSGSGRYLRIYGTRRATGYGYSIYEVEVYGGP; encoded by the coding sequence ATGAAAAGGCTTGGGATCTTCTTCCTGCTGTTGACCGCGTTCCACACCGCTCAAGCGCAGACCAAGAGCCCCAAGCGAGGCCTCGGCTACGGCTACCACTCGGCGCAGGACATGCTCGCCCTCTCCACGGGAATGAGCTGGTGGTACAACTGGTCTCCCACGCCCGAAGCAGGAGCCTCCGGGGTCTACCAGTCCGCGGGCGTTGCCTTCGTCCCCATGGTCTGGGGAGGCACGCCCAACGCCGACCAGGTGGCCGCCGCCATTCCCGCGGGCGCCCAATACCTGCTGGGCTTCAATGAGCCCAACTTCCGCAGCCAGGCCAACATGACGCCGAGCCGGGCCGCGTCCTTGTGGCCCATCCTGGAAGAGGTGGCGCGTCGCAAGAACCTGAAGCTGGTGTCGCCGGCGGTGAACTACTGCGGTGACTGCGTCTCGGAAGGAGGCGTGAGCTACTCGGATCCCGTCACCTATCTGGACGCGTTCTTCGCCGCCTGCACGAACTGCAAGGTCGATTACATCGCGGTCCACTGGTACGCCTGCGACCTGGGCGCGCTGCAGTGGTACATCGGGCGCTTCAAGAAATACAACAAGCCCATCTGGCTGACCGAGTTCGCTTGCGGAGACATGCCGCACGATCAGATCACCCTGGCCATCCAGAAGCAGTACATGACGGCCGCGGTCAACTACCTGGAGAGCGAGCCCGCCGTCTTCCGCTACGCCTGGTTCTCCGGCCGCAACAACGAGATTCCTCACATCAACCTGCTGGGAAACTCGGGGCAGCTCACGGAGCTGGGGCAGCTCTATGTCAGCCTGCCCTTCAATGGCTCGGGTGGCCGCCTTACGCCTGTCACGGCGCTCTCATCCTCCAGTGAGAACAACGGCACGCTGGCGGGCATGGCCGTTGACGGGAACATGAGCACGCGCTGGAGCAGCGCCTTCTCGGACCCGCAGTACCTGCTGCTGGATTTCGGCTCCAGCAAGAGCTTCTCGCGGGTGAAGATCTCCTGGGAGGCCGCCTACGGGAAGGACTACCAGGTCCAGACCTCCAATGACCTCTCCACCTGGACCCCCATCGCCTCGGTGGTCTCCGGGGATGGGGGCGTGGATGAGTTCACCGGGCTGTCCGGCTCGGGCCGCTACTTGAGGATCTACGGAACCCGCCGTGCCACCGGCTACGGCTACTCCATCTACGAGGTGGAGGTGTACGGCGGTCCGTAG
- a CDS encoding ABC transporter substrate-binding protein yields MSRRLLMMCMSLLSLGGLVHCSKSSQESAQPAPAAAPTAAAAVKSTALTVTQEQQASWIRNFNPLIAPGTARWPTRAGVYEPLMIFNTLKGEFVPWLAAKHEWSADNKTLTLSLRPGVKWSDGQPFTAKDVAFTFELLKKHKALDFAAVWGFVEGVSAKDDATVEFTLSRPYVPGLVYIVHQPIVPEHKWKGVEDPVTYKNETPVATGPFTEVKVFQNQIFELGRNPHYWQQGKPAVESLRFPAYPGNDQANLALLTGELDWAGSFVPDIERVFVSKDKENNHYWFPLVGNTTTLYVNTTKKPFDDPRVRKAISMGIDRDQIVRVAMYGYTRPSDATALSDAHNQWRNPEAVQAGDWTKLDVAKANALLDEAGYKKGEDGVRVGPDKKPLRFEINVVTGWSDWVRAVQIIAQNLKAIGVDATLKTYDFSPYFERLQKGEFDMSMGWTSDEPTPYHFYRDLMSSETLRPVGEVSARNWHRFANKDADALLRAFEGTSNLEEQKKLAGQMQMLFVQNAPAIPLFPGPSWGEFSTRRFTNFPNKDNPYSKLTPNSPPENLFVLVEVKPK; encoded by the coding sequence ATGTCACGCCGTCTGCTGATGATGTGCATGTCCCTGCTGTCGCTTGGGGGCCTGGTTCACTGCTCGAAGAGCTCTCAGGAGAGCGCGCAGCCTGCTCCCGCGGCGGCGCCGACCGCCGCAGCCGCTGTGAAGAGCACCGCGCTCACGGTCACGCAGGAGCAGCAGGCCTCCTGGATCCGGAACTTCAATCCGTTGATCGCCCCGGGCACCGCGCGCTGGCCCACCCGCGCCGGCGTCTACGAGCCGCTGATGATCTTCAACACGCTCAAGGGCGAGTTCGTGCCGTGGCTGGCCGCCAAGCACGAGTGGAGCGCGGACAACAAGACGCTCACCTTGTCCCTGCGCCCCGGCGTGAAGTGGTCGGATGGCCAGCCCTTCACGGCGAAGGATGTGGCGTTCACCTTCGAGCTCCTCAAGAAGCACAAGGCGCTGGACTTCGCGGCGGTGTGGGGATTCGTCGAGGGAGTTTCCGCCAAGGATGACGCGACGGTCGAGTTCACCCTGTCGCGCCCCTACGTTCCGGGCCTCGTCTACATCGTCCATCAGCCCATCGTTCCGGAGCACAAGTGGAAGGGCGTCGAGGACCCTGTCACCTACAAGAACGAGACGCCCGTGGCGACGGGCCCGTTCACCGAGGTGAAGGTCTTCCAGAACCAGATCTTCGAGCTGGGGCGCAACCCGCACTACTGGCAGCAGGGCAAGCCCGCCGTCGAGAGCCTGCGCTTCCCGGCGTACCCGGGCAATGATCAGGCGAACCTCGCGCTGCTCACCGGCGAGCTGGACTGGGCGGGCAGCTTCGTGCCGGACATCGAGCGCGTCTTCGTCAGCAAGGACAAGGAGAACAACCACTACTGGTTCCCGCTCGTGGGCAACACGACGACGCTCTATGTGAACACCACCAAGAAGCCCTTCGATGATCCCCGCGTACGCAAGGCGATCAGCATGGGCATCGACCGCGACCAGATCGTCCGCGTGGCGATGTATGGCTATACGCGGCCCTCGGATGCGACGGCGCTCAGTGACGCGCACAACCAGTGGCGCAACCCCGAGGCCGTGCAGGCGGGCGACTGGACGAAGCTGGATGTGGCCAAGGCGAACGCGCTGCTCGACGAGGCCGGCTACAAGAAGGGCGAGGACGGCGTGCGCGTCGGGCCGGACAAGAAGCCCCTGCGCTTCGAGATCAACGTCGTCACGGGCTGGTCGGACTGGGTGCGCGCGGTGCAGATCATCGCGCAGAACCTCAAGGCCATCGGCGTGGACGCCACCCTGAAGACCTACGACTTCAGCCCCTACTTCGAGCGGCTCCAGAAGGGCGAGTTCGACATGAGCATGGGGTGGACGTCGGATGAGCCGACGCCGTACCACTTCTACCGCGACCTGATGAGCAGCGAGACGCTCCGGCCCGTGGGAGAGGTGTCGGCCCGCAACTGGCACCGCTTCGCGAACAAGGACGCCGACGCGCTGCTGCGCGCGTTCGAGGGCACCAGCAACCTCGAGGAGCAGAAGAAGCTCGCCGGGCAGATGCAGATGCTCTTCGTGCAGAACGCGCCGGCCATTCCGCTCTTCCCGGGCCCGTCCTGGGGTGAGTTCAGCACGCGCCGTTTCACGAACTTCCCGAACAAGGACAACCCCTACTCGAAGCTGACGCCCAACAGCCCGCCCGAGAACCTGTTCGTCCTGGTGGAAGTGAAACCCAAGTGA
- a CDS encoding ABC transporter ATP-binding protein, which yields MTTIDRDSQAILEAKGLGKYFQVGGGFRPKQLRALHEVSFALGHRQVVALVGESGSGKSTIARLLVRLMDPSSGKIFFRGKDILQEEPRQASLDYRAQVQMIFQDPFGSLNPVHTIGNHLERPLLLHGKAKGAGELKDRVNELLETVDLRPAAEIASRHPHQLSGGQRQRVAIARALAPGPSVILADEPISMLDVSIRVGVLNLMERLKEERGISYLYITHDIASARYFADRTMVMYAGHIVEGAPSEELMQQPAHPYTQLLLSAVPDPNGSMKSELKAKSGAPKLIDPPPGCPFADRCPNVMAVCRQEMPGTTQLAQDRWVRCHLFGQGASIGKVGSPKELGTAEPRSALTESVAS from the coding sequence ATGACGACCATCGATCGGGACAGCCAGGCGATCCTCGAGGCGAAGGGCCTCGGCAAATACTTCCAGGTGGGGGGAGGCTTCAGGCCGAAGCAGCTTCGGGCCCTCCATGAGGTCTCCTTCGCACTGGGGCACCGTCAGGTCGTCGCGCTCGTCGGCGAGTCCGGCAGCGGCAAGAGCACCATCGCTCGGCTGCTCGTGCGGCTGATGGACCCGTCGTCCGGGAAGATCTTCTTTCGGGGCAAGGACATCCTCCAGGAAGAGCCTCGGCAGGCCTCGCTCGACTACCGGGCGCAGGTGCAGATGATCTTCCAGGACCCGTTCGGGTCGCTGAACCCGGTCCATACGATTGGCAACCACCTGGAGCGGCCGCTCCTGCTCCACGGAAAGGCGAAAGGCGCCGGTGAGCTCAAGGATCGGGTGAACGAACTGCTCGAGACGGTCGACCTGCGGCCCGCGGCGGAGATCGCGTCCCGGCACCCGCATCAACTGTCGGGCGGACAGCGGCAGCGCGTGGCGATCGCGCGAGCGCTGGCACCGGGGCCCTCGGTGATTCTGGCCGACGAGCCGATCTCCATGCTCGACGTGTCGATTCGCGTAGGCGTGTTGAACCTGATGGAGCGCCTCAAGGAGGAGCGAGGCATCTCGTATCTGTACATCACGCATGACATCGCCAGCGCGCGCTACTTCGCGGACCGGACGATGGTGATGTACGCGGGGCACATCGTGGAGGGCGCGCCGAGCGAGGAGTTGATGCAGCAGCCCGCGCACCCCTACACGCAGCTTCTGCTCTCCGCGGTGCCGGACCCCAACGGCTCGATGAAGAGCGAGCTGAAGGCGAAGTCAGGTGCGCCCAAGCTGATCGATCCGCCGCCCGGCTGTCCGTTCGCCGACCGGTGCCCGAACGTTATGGCGGTGTGCCGCCAGGAGATGCCGGGGACGACCCAGCTCGCGCAGGATCGCTGGGTGCGATGCCATCTGTTCGGACAGGGCGCTTCGATCGGGAAGGTGGGCTCGCCAAAGGAGTTGGGCACCGCCGAACCGAGGAGTGCGCTCACTGAAAGCGTAGCGTCTTGA
- a CDS encoding ABC transporter permease yields the protein MRHLLRNLGLYAVAAWASLTLNFLIPRLMPGDPASTMFARFRGELQPEAIAALREAFGFTDAPLHEQYFTYVGHLFQGDLGLSVSYFPAKVTDVIATGLGWTLLLSGVAVIISFVLGTGLGVIATWKRGGWLDSVMPPVLVFLGAFPYFWLAMVLLYGFGFILGAFPVRHAYSDTLAPAFSGEFIFSVVQHMVLPASAIVIATLGGWMLSMRSAMVGVLAEDYITMANAKGLSQKRIMFHYAARNALLPNVTGFGMALGFVLSGSLLTEIVFSYPGQGYLLIQAVRNQDYPLMQGIFLTITLAVLGANLLVDILYVWLDPRARTN from the coding sequence GTGCGACACCTCCTGAGAAATCTGGGCCTGTACGCGGTTGCCGCCTGGGCCTCGCTCACGCTCAACTTCCTGATTCCGCGCCTCATGCCGGGCGATCCCGCCTCGACCATGTTCGCGCGGTTCCGGGGAGAGCTTCAGCCCGAGGCCATCGCGGCCCTGCGCGAGGCGTTCGGCTTCACCGACGCGCCGCTCCACGAGCAGTACTTCACTTACGTGGGCCACCTGTTCCAGGGTGATCTCGGCCTGTCCGTCTCGTACTTCCCCGCGAAGGTGACGGATGTGATCGCCACCGGGCTGGGCTGGACGCTGCTGCTCTCGGGCGTGGCGGTCATCATCAGCTTCGTGCTCGGCACGGGGCTCGGGGTGATCGCCACGTGGAAGCGCGGCGGCTGGCTGGACTCGGTGATGCCCCCGGTGCTGGTCTTCCTGGGCGCGTTTCCCTATTTCTGGCTCGCGATGGTGCTGCTCTACGGGTTCGGCTTCATCCTCGGCGCCTTCCCCGTCCGGCATGCCTACAGCGACACGCTGGCGCCCGCCTTCAGTGGCGAGTTCATCTTCAGCGTGGTGCAGCACATGGTGCTCCCGGCGTCGGCGATCGTCATCGCCACGCTCGGAGGTTGGATGCTCAGCATGCGCAGCGCCATGGTGGGCGTGCTCGCCGAGGACTACATCACCATGGCGAACGCCAAGGGCCTGTCCCAGAAGCGGATCATGTTCCACTACGCCGCTCGCAACGCGCTGCTGCCGAACGTCACGGGCTTCGGCATGGCGCTGGGATTCGTCCTCTCGGGCTCGCTGCTGACCGAGATCGTCTTCTCGTACCCGGGGCAGGGCTACCTGCTCATCCAGGCGGTGCGAAACCAGGACTACCCCCTCATGCAGGGCATCTTCCTGACCATCACGCTGGCCGTGCTGGGGGCGAACCTGCTCGTGGACATCCTTTACGTCTGGCTCGATCCCCGGGCACGGACCAACTGA